The region ATCAATTTGTCCGACAGAGCATCAGACTCTTAGCACCCGAAGTTTCGCATCTGCGAGGCTTCGGGTGTTTGGCTTTTCTACGAAACACAACTGGCAAGCAGACATGGACTTCAAGATGTCCAGCCAGACTTCATGCCCCCTTCTCCCGTTCCGACAGGAGAAGGCCGGAATGAGGGCGAGCTTGATCGTACTTGGGGATCGATCCACAAGCAGCTTCATCGCGAGCCGGGTGGCTGGGGTCAAACGTCTTCGTTTGCCCCCAGGGTGTTTGCCGCTGGTTGTTCATACTGTTTTTCATGCGGAGGAATTTGGCAGATGCATTCCTGCTCGTGAATTCGATTGACCAGGGGGCGGATGAAGACATCCGACCCCTGCCACCCGGACGGAGCCTACTGAGTGTAGCGAAGCAGGCTAAGTCAGGGCCTACTCCATCTAAGGCGATGACGCACACTTATTCAAGATACAAGAGCGAGTTCGATCGTACTTGGGGATCGATCCACAAGCAGCTTCATCGCAGCACGCTTGCAGTCAACTTGGAGTGCGTCACTGATTCTCAACGAGTTGACCTGCTTTCAAATAGCAGCGGCGGGGGTACGATTGAGCCATGGCTTCGCTATGAGTGACGCAGAGCAGAATACTGTGTGACTCCAGCGCCAGAGCGACCAGTAACTTCCCCACTGTCTCGGCCGTCGCAGGATCGAGATTCCCTGTCGGTTCATCGGCCAGGAGCAGCCGCGGGCGATTGATCAGCGCCCGGCAGACGGCCGTCCGTTGTCGTTCCCCCCCTGAAAGCTGGGTCGGTTTATGGTCCATCCGCGCTGTCAGCCCGACCTGATCCAGTAACATCAAAGCCCGCTCTCGGACTTCATTCGAGATGCCACGATGCGGCAAAGCTGGTAACAGGACGTTCTCCAGCACCGTGAGCTGAGGCAACAGGTGATGATCCTGAAAGATGAAGCCAATCTTTTCGTTTCGAAATTGAGCCTGTTGAGTCACATCCATCGCAAAGGGATCTTCGCCATCAAGACTGACTGTTCCCGATGTCGGATGATCGAGCACACCCAGGATCTGCAATAGAGTGCTCTTTCCACATCCTGAAGGGCCGGTAATCGCGATCGCCTCTCCTGTATTGGCAGTGAATCCGACACCTTGAAGAATGTGCAGCGTCTCGGAGCCATTCGAGAATTCACGCGAGAGATCCTGGACGACGAGTGCCGGGTGACCTGACGGCGTTGATAGATTCGTCATAGAAATTTCCATCCCGACGTACGAATTTTCTCTGGAAGAGTAAGATGATCCTCGCAGTTGAGCTTGCTCGCTCGGGTTGTGAATTGCCAGTCTGCCACGAAAAGTCCGTGTTCGTCTGGCACACACAGCCAAAAAACGATGTGCTATGCAAGTGCAACGCATAGTGAGAAATCATGCCTTGACTCACATGAACACTTTAGATATTATTCAATTGATGAATCGACAGAGTGAGGTAGCCTGAATGGATGAAGCCGAACCAGTTCTTCACGAGCACACACATTCTCCACGCAAGCTGCCCATCGCCGATGTGGCAGCCTGTCAGATGGCGGCTGATATCTTTCGCGCTCTGGGAGATCCCAGCCGTCTGCGGATGCTCTCGTTGCTCATCCACGATGAACTCTGTGTCACTGAGATTGCCGAAGCTTTAGGAGACAACCTCTCGGCTGTCTCACAAAGGCTCAAGCTTCTCAAAAGCGAGCGCATCGTAGGTGCCCGCCGGGAAGGCAAGCACATCTTCTACCGCCTCTCGGATCATCATGTGAAAGACCTCGTGACCAATGCGCTCGCGCACGTTACGGAGCCTCACGACCATTCCTGAAAACACGCCCAACAGAAAGACCAGACAAATGGCTCATTCATGCACCAGCCACGATCATGTTCACGGCCCCAACTGCGGCCACAAAGCCGTTCAGCACAATGGTCACGTCGATTACCTCCACGACGGCCATCTGCATCATCAGGAACAAGCAGGCCAAGTGACTGAACATCAATTTGAAGTCAATGCGACCAATCCCGCAGCTTGCACATCAGGCCATGCCTGTACCAGCCATGCAGCCGATCACATCCATGGTGAAAACTGTGGCCACCCAGCCGTTCCTCACGGCGATCATGTCGATTACCTCGTCGATGGCCACCTGCATCATCAGCACGCAGGCCATTGCGATAATCACGGCCCGGTCACAGTGGCCTAGTCACAGTGGCCTAGTCACAGTGGCATTGTCAGAACTTTGTGTCATTTTCCCAAAGGCAAATCGCTCGTTTCATCGCTTCGAACCTCAGGAAAATGGCACCTCGATTGAC is a window of Planctopirus limnophila DSM 3776 DNA encoding:
- a CDS encoding ABC transporter ATP-binding protein, giving the protein MTNLSTPSGHPALVVQDLSREFSNGSETLHILQGVGFTANTGEAIAITGPSGCGKSTLLQILGVLDHPTSGTVSLDGEDPFAMDVTQQAQFRNEKIGFIFQDHHLLPQLTVLENVLLPALPHRGISNEVRERALMLLDQVGLTARMDHKPTQLSGGERQRTAVCRALINRPRLLLADEPTGNLDPATAETVGKLLVALALESHSILLCVTHSEAMAQSYPRRCYLKAGQLVENQ
- a CDS encoding ArsR/SmtB family transcription factor, encoding MDEAEPVLHEHTHSPRKLPIADVAACQMAADIFRALGDPSRLRMLSLLIHDELCVTEIAEALGDNLSAVSQRLKLLKSERIVGARREGKHIFYRLSDHHVKDLVTNALAHVTEPHDHS